Within the Sphingobium baderi genome, the region ACCGACAAAAATGTCGAGAAGAAGCATCATGGCCTTACCATGTTCTTCGTCGATGCGAAGGCGCCCGGCATCACCGCCTCGCTTCTTCCCAAGCTGGGCATGCGAGCCATGGGTTCGTGCGAGGTTCATTATGAGGATGTCTTCGTCCCCGACGAAGATGTTCTGGGCGAGCCCGGCCAGGCCTGGTATGCGATGCTGCCTACGCTCAACAATGAACGGATCATGGTCGGGGCGCAGTGCCTGGGCGCGATCGATGGCGTACTGGAAGATGCGGTGGAGTATATGCTGCAACGCAAGGCGTTCGGCGGCATCATCGGACGCTTCCAGATTCTGCAACATTATGTGGCGGACATCGCGACCTGGCAGAAGCTCACCGAACTGCTGCTTTACAATGTTGCATGGATGCAGAGCAACGGCATGCCCTGCGGCATCGAAGCGAACATGCTCAAGATGGTCGCTACCGAAAATGCCGTGAAGGCCGCGGATCTGGGCATTCAGATTCTGGGCGGCATGGGCTATTCGGCGGAAACCGACATGCAGCGTTACTGGCGCGATCACCGAATCCTGCGAATGACGCCGATCAGCAACGAAATGGTGCGCAATACAATCGCCGAGAGCCTCGGCCTGCCGCGCTCCTTCTAAGGAACTGCCATGAGCGATCTTGACGATCTTCCTCCTGCCCCGGACGCCGCTGGCACTTCGCTGGATGGCACAAAGGTCTTTGTCATCACGGCCGAGGAAAACGCCGCCTTGTGCCGTTCGACCGGGATAGAGCCCGCCACCGACGGAACCGCGCACCCGATCTATTATTACATCGCGACGCAGGTCGCGATGGGCAAGACGGTTGCCGGCGTGTGCGAGGCGTGCGAATTCGATGTCGAGGACGGCCCGATGATGGGTAGCAGCGGCGTGCGCTTCGACGCTCCCCTTAAGGTGGGGGAAAGCTATAAGGTGACAGGCGAAATCCTCAGTCTCGTCCGCAAGCGCAGCCGCAAGCTTGGTGTCATGGACGTGCTCACCTATCGCCTGCGCCTGCACTTGCTCGATGGGACCAGAGTGCTTGAAACCGACAATGTGTGGGTCCTGCCCCGCAAGGAGTTCGCCGCATGAGCTACGCTATCGGAGACGCACTGCCGCCCTTCACGATCGAAAGCGTCAGCCCCGAGGCCATGAAGCAATGGGCCGTGTTCCTTGCCGATCCAAACCCCATTCATCTCGATGTCGAGGTGGTGAAGGCGAAGGGGCTAGGCGACCGGGTCATCAATCAAGGGCCGATCAACGTCGCCTATATGATGAACATGCTGATGCGCGCCTTTCCCGGCGGCCGGATCAAAACGATGGATTCGCGCTTTCTGGACAATGTCTATGGCGGCGACCGCGCGGTGGTGACAGGCAAGGTCGCGGCCATCGACGGCAATGTCGTGACCTGCGAATTTACGTTGGATGTCGATGGCCGGGGCACGGTCAATTCCGGCACGGCGATCGTGGAAATCTGAGAGATACGAGGAGAAAGTAAATGCCTAGCGGACCTTTTGCCCATGTTTGCATGGTCGTCCGAGACCTGGATAAGGCGATTGAAGACTGGACCAAGATCCTGCGCGTGCTTGATCCCGCATCGCTGGAAGAACGCATCGTGAAATATGACGAGTTCTCCAGCGGCGATGACGCGGGCATGAAATGGGCTACGTTCGTCAACAATGGCGGCACGGAAATCCAGTTCATCCAGCCCGCCCCCGGCACGCCCATGGGCGACCGCCTGGAGAAGGTCGGTGAGCATGTTCATCACCTCTGTTATGCGACCGACGATGTGCCCGGCTCGATGGAAAAGCTGAAGGCGGAAGGATTGCACCTGCCCGGCGGTGGCCAGACCTATAATGATCCGGACATGACCTGGCAGAAGTGGAGCTGGGTCGGCCACAAGAGCACTCATGGCTGCCTGATCGAGGTTGCTTCGCCCTATGAAAGCCGCAACGACGGCAAATGGCACCATGCACCCGGGAAATTCGCCTATAAAGGCCCCGGTGAACATCCCTCGTTCGCCGAAATGGTGCCGCCAGTCGCTGCTGAGTAAGTGCACGGTTCCGGCATGATAACGCCAAAGCGGATAAGCCTGCCGGGTGACGGACTGGAGATGGTTGCGGACGCCTATGGCGACCCGGCCGCTCCGGCCGTCTGCTTTTTCCACGGGGGGGGGCAAAGTCGCCGGTCATGGGCAGGCTCGGCCCGGCACGTTGCACAAGCGGGCTATTATGGCCTGACATTCGATCTGCGCGGCCATGGCGACAGCGGCTGGGCCAGCGATGGCGACTATCTGCTGGAAGCCTATGGCCGCGATGTCGAAGCCATCATCCAGGCCATCGAAGGACCGCTTGCCCTGGTGGGCGCATCACGCGGTGGTCAATCGGCCCTGGTGGGTGGCTCGCACCATCCCGACCGGGTTCGCCTCATCATGCTGGCCGACGTCGCGCCCTATATGGTCGATACGGGAGTGGACGAAATTCGCGGCTTCTTCCGCGCAAGCGATTCCGGCTTCGCATCGCTTGAGGATGCCGCCGACGCGCTACACGTCCATCTTGGCCAGCCCCGCCTTCCCAACGTCTCCGGCCTTGCCAAATCGATGCGCGAGGAAGATGGTCGCCTGTTCTGGCACTGGGATCCGCGCACGACTGCGCCGGAATTTCTCCATCCTCCCTCGGAAGGAGAGACGCTTATTGCGGCAGCTCGCCGCGTCAAATCGCCGCTGATTCTCGTGAAGGCGGAACTGAGCGACATCGTTTCGGACGAAAGCGTCAAGCGCTTCCATGCGCTCACCCCGCAATTGCACGTCGAGATCGCCCGTGGCGTGGGCCACATGTTCACCGGGGACCGCAACGACGCTTTTGCCGAGCGCCTGCTGCACCACCTTGCTATCCACATGCCACTATGAACAAGGGCGCGGCCTTTGTGGTTGGTGGGACGGGTGGCCTTGGCAGCGCCATCTGCCGCCGCCTGTCAACCGAATGGGACAATATCGCCATCGGCTATCGTTCCAGCCGCGAGAAAGCGCTGGCGGTCGCGGCATCCTTGCAGAATGGCATCGGTCAGGCGCTTCCCGTTTCCTGCGATCTATCCAACCGCGACTCCATAGAAGCGGGCATCCGCGCGACCGTCGATCGGTTCGGCACCATCGGCACCATGATCTTTGCCAGCGGGGTCGAGATACCCCAGCCTTTCGTCAGCAAGATCAGCGAAGAGCAATGGCGCGAAGTGATCGAGATCGAACTGATCGGCTTTACCCGCATCGTGTCTGCAACCCTTCCCCATTTCCGTACCCAGGGTTTCGGCAATTTCGTCGCGGTCGTTTCGGTCGCCAATTACTGCTTCCCGCCCGGTGATGCCCTTTCCTCCGTTCCCAAGGCAGGGATGGAAGCATTGGGCCGCGCGGTCGCCAAGG harbors:
- a CDS encoding acyl-CoA dehydrogenase family protein, with amino-acid sequence MDFSLTEEQQAFRDIVRRWVDAEAPKDWMRTLEADEENYPYALWDKIAEQGFFGIGIPEEYDGLGGDVMMQMIFAREFARTAGGLLWVWGLTSFGGAKTIGAVGTEEQKNRWLRPMAQGKLRVALSMTEPDGGTDVLGAMKTHAEKVDGGWKLNGAKMWTTGAKAADRLLVLARTDKNVEKKHHGLTMFFVDAKAPGITASLLPKLGMRAMGSCEVHYEDVFVPDEDVLGEPGQAWYAMLPTLNNERIMVGAQCLGAIDGVLEDAVEYMLQRKAFGGIIGRFQILQHYVADIATWQKLTELLLYNVAWMQSNGMPCGIEANMLKMVATENAVKAADLGIQILGGMGYSAETDMQRYWRDHRILRMTPISNEMVRNTIAESLGLPRSF
- a CDS encoding alpha/beta fold hydrolase, with the translated sequence MITPKRISLPGDGLEMVADAYGDPAAPAVCFFHGGGQSRRSWAGSARHVAQAGYYGLTFDLRGHGDSGWASDGDYLLEAYGRDVEAIIQAIEGPLALVGASRGGQSALVGGSHHPDRVRLIMLADVAPYMVDTGVDEIRGFFRASDSGFASLEDAADALHVHLGQPRLPNVSGLAKSMREEDGRLFWHWDPRTTAPEFLHPPSEGETLIAAARRVKSPLILVKAELSDIVSDESVKRFHALTPQLHVEIARGVGHMFTGDRNDAFAERLLHHLAIHMPL
- a CDS encoding SDR family NAD(P)-dependent oxidoreductase; this encodes MNKGAAFVVGGTGGLGSAICRRLSTEWDNIAIGYRSSREKALAVAASLQNGIGQALPVSCDLSNRDSIEAGIRATVDRFGTIGTMIFASGVEIPQPFVSKISEEQWREVIEIELIGFTRIVSATLPHFRTQGFGNFVAVVSVANYCFPPGDALSSVPKAGMEALGRAVAKEEGRYGIRANMVAPGIIDAGLGADFLKSLYSPEIWETQRKRIALQCFGSGEDIAESVAFLASDKAKYVTGQTLIVDGGFSL
- a CDS encoding VOC family protein, whose product is MPSGPFAHVCMVVRDLDKAIEDWTKILRVLDPASLEERIVKYDEFSSGDDAGMKWATFVNNGGTEIQFIQPAPGTPMGDRLEKVGEHVHHLCYATDDVPGSMEKLKAEGLHLPGGGQTYNDPDMTWQKWSWVGHKSTHGCLIEVASPYESRNDGKWHHAPGKFAYKGPGEHPSFAEMVPPVAAE
- a CDS encoding MaoC family dehydratase, which encodes MSYAIGDALPPFTIESVSPEAMKQWAVFLADPNPIHLDVEVVKAKGLGDRVINQGPINVAYMMNMLMRAFPGGRIKTMDSRFLDNVYGGDRAVVTGKVAAIDGNVVTCEFTLDVDGRGTVNSGTAIVEI